In Salinisphaera sp. LB1, one genomic interval encodes:
- a CDS encoding integration host factor subunit beta: MTKSELIERLVDRQAHMTQRDVELAVKLLLDDVIEELAEGGRVEIRGFGSFSVHHRPARRGRNPKTGEAVDIPRKYVPHFKPGKELRERVNKPQS; this comes from the coding sequence ATGACTAAATCCGAGTTGATAGAGCGTCTGGTCGATCGCCAGGCACACATGACCCAGCGCGACGTGGAGCTGGCCGTCAAACTGCTGCTGGACGACGTGATCGAGGAGCTTGCCGAGGGTGGGCGTGTCGAGATCCGTGGGTTTGGCAGTTTTTCGGTCCATCACCGACCGGCGCGGCGTGGCCGCAACCCCAAGACGGGCGAGGCCGTGGATATTCCGCGCAAGTACGTGCCGCATTTCAAGCCGGGCAAGGAACTCCGCGAGCGGGTCAACAAGCCGCAATCCTAG